From Chloroflexota bacterium, a single genomic window includes:
- a CDS encoding ABC transporter ATP-binding protein yields the protein MQVIWRIVKMAFSRKREMAAAYIAMIGATTAYLILPYVFGQAIGQIEDMLTEGGVPLRNLLIIVGVIIGLSIIRGGLSFFQNYFGEAVSQYVSYDLRNKLYDHVQHLSFGFHDKNHTGQVMSRAITDVENIRMFVNMGIVRTPYFMALFVVVSIILVRMDWQLGLASIGFVPLVMVFSGVVRLRLREAWLKIQDMMADLNTVLQENLTGQRVVKAFASEDFENQKYNDKSEEVSVAFLSAERLRAANNAFTLFSFQMGLAIILLFGGWRYINGDLSIEQLSAFVFYMQILAMPVRMSGFLVNAYARAASGGQRLFEILDTESEVAEKADAKELGRVKGHVRFEDVRFSYEEGKPVLNNINFEAEPGKVVALLGPPGSGKSSVANLLPRFYDVDSGRITIDGMDIRDTTLKSLRHNIGIVQQDVFLFGTGLRENIAYGREDAPLEDVIQAAKIAQLHNFISALDGGYDTELGERGVNLSGGQRQRMSIARAVLLDPPILVLDDSTSSVDANTEDLIRQAMEEVMKGRTTLIIAHRLSTVHRADEIIVMDKGEIVERGTHQDLLALGGRYHEIYELQLRPQEDVMRDIDVGDEFSSTGQAASAKEAVTI from the coding sequence ATGCAGGTAATCTGGCGAATTGTGAAAATGGCGTTCAGTCGCAAGCGGGAGATGGCTGCCGCGTACATTGCGATGATAGGTGCGACAACCGCATATTTGATCCTACCGTATGTGTTCGGTCAGGCGATCGGGCAGATCGAGGATATGCTAACGGAGGGCGGGGTTCCTCTTCGGAACCTTCTGATAATTGTCGGAGTCATCATCGGTCTGAGCATTATCCGGGGCGGGCTGTCTTTCTTTCAGAACTACTTTGGCGAGGCGGTGTCGCAGTACGTGTCATACGACCTCCGCAACAAGCTGTACGACCATGTGCAGCACCTGAGTTTCGGTTTTCACGACAAGAACCACACGGGCCAGGTGATGTCGCGGGCAATTACGGATGTGGAGAACATCCGCATGTTCGTCAACATGGGCATCGTCCGGACTCCGTATTTTATGGCGCTGTTCGTAGTAGTCTCCATCATTCTGGTAAGAATGGACTGGCAGCTCGGTCTGGCGAGCATCGGCTTCGTGCCTTTGGTGATGGTGTTTTCGGGGGTCGTGAGGCTGAGGCTAAGAGAAGCCTGGCTGAAGATTCAGGATATGATGGCGGACCTGAACACCGTCCTCCAGGAGAATCTGACGGGGCAGCGCGTGGTGAAGGCGTTCGCGTCCGAGGACTTCGAGAACCAGAAGTATAACGATAAGAGCGAAGAGGTTTCGGTCGCCTTCCTGAGCGCGGAGAGACTACGTGCCGCAAACAACGCGTTCACGCTGTTTTCTTTCCAGATGGGTCTGGCGATCATACTTCTGTTTGGTGGCTGGCGGTATATCAACGGTGACCTGAGTATCGAACAGCTTTCGGCTTTCGTCTTCTATATGCAGATTTTGGCGATGCCGGTGCGGATGTCGGGCTTTCTGGTGAATGCGTACGCGAGGGCGGCGTCGGGCGGCCAGAGGCTGTTCGAGATACTGGACACCGAATCCGAAGTGGCGGAGAAGGCTGACGCCAAGGAGCTTGGGCGCGTGAAGGGTCATGTGCGCTTCGAGGATGTGAGATTCAGCTACGAAGAGGGCAAGCCCGTGCTGAACAACATCAACTTCGAGGCAGAACCGGGCAAGGTTGTCGCACTGTTGGGACCTCCCGGCAGCGGCAAGAGTTCGGTGGCAAACCTATTGCCGCGCTTCTACGACGTGGACTCGGGACGCATCACCATAGACGGAATGGACATCCGGGATACCACGCTGAAATCGCTGCGACACAACATCGGTATAGTGCAGCAGGACGTGTTCCTATTCGGCACGGGCTTGCGCGAGAACATCGCGTATGGCCGCGAGGATGCTCCGCTTGAAGATGTGATACAGGCGGCGAAGATAGCGCAGTTGCATAACTTCATATCGGCGCTTGACGGCGGGTACGATACCGAACTCGGCGAGCGGGGCGTCAACCTTTCCGGCGGTCAGCGGCAGCGAATGTCCATCGCGCGGGCAGTGCTGCTCGACCCACCGATACTGGTGCTTGACGATTCCACATCCAGCGTTGACGCTAATACGGAAGATCTCATCCGACAGGCTATGGAAGAGGTTATGAAGGGCAGGACGACGCTTATCATCGCGCACAGGCTGAGCACGGTGCACCGCGCGGACGAGATTATCGTGATGGATAAGGGTGAGATAGTCGAGCGAGGAACGCACCAGGATTTGCTCGCGTTGGGCGGCAGGTACCACGAGATCTACGAATTGCAGCTGAGGCCGCAGGAGGATGTCATGAGGGACATCGATGTGGGCGACGAGTTTTCGAGCACCGGCCAGGCGGCAAGCGCAAAGGAGGCCGTGACAATATGA
- a CDS encoding ABC transporter ATP-binding protein, which yields MMMSGGAFSGRSSSREVDGETFGRVYDKRVIMRLMPYVRPYRLFALLAFLSMLVYVGSQVAIPFLLGRGIDGYIKQGDFRGLLVMGGVFIAVALGGMAANFFQQLFMAKVGLGMLYDLRRAMFGHLQKLSLSYYDKTEVGRIMSRVQGDVWQLQELMTVVIMTAADLLSLGGIVVMLLILNLKLGLITMAVLPILALTMAIWQPFAVKAFLRIRTAISIVNGALNENITGVRVVQALNRQPRNLEQFDEKNTEHLNANLWAGKLSSSLLPAVDILTALAIVLAVFFGSSMVQGNEIAIGVLIAFVMYIQRFFDPIRNLTMQYTQLQRSMASGARIFELLDVEPDLVDRPNAGKLPRLKGDVELKDLSFSYAASEAIVGLDRENAQTNGINGSASEMPDVLKHMTLHINPGETVAVVGPTGAGKTTLVSLISRFYDVPREKGAILVDGYDIRDVTRSSLAGQMSMVLQEPFLFSGTVRDNIKYNHPGASDEHMIEAAKAVGVHDIIMQMDFGYDTYLAERGVNLSLGQRQLLSFARAIVADPRILILDEATANIDSYTEMLIQQALQRLLKGRTAIVIAHRLSTIRGADKIVVLNQGEIVEVGNHDSLMEQNGLYAHLYSMNYAAMEEVTEEAADK from the coding sequence ATGATGATGAGCGGCGGCGCGTTCAGCGGTAGAAGCAGCTCCAGAGAGGTTGACGGCGAGACCTTTGGGCGCGTTTATGACAAGCGGGTGATAATGCGGCTGATGCCTTATGTACGCCCGTACAGATTGTTTGCGCTCCTGGCGTTTCTGTCTATGCTGGTGTATGTAGGATCGCAGGTGGCTATCCCGTTCCTTCTGGGTCGGGGCATTGACGGATACATAAAGCAGGGGGACTTCCGGGGGCTGCTCGTGATGGGCGGCGTGTTCATAGCGGTCGCGCTGGGCGGAATGGCGGCGAACTTCTTCCAGCAGTTGTTCATGGCGAAGGTTGGCCTGGGAATGCTGTACGACTTGCGGCGCGCCATGTTCGGGCACCTGCAGAAGCTATCACTTTCGTACTATGACAAGACGGAAGTGGGACGCATTATGTCGCGGGTGCAGGGGGATGTGTGGCAGCTCCAGGAGCTTATGACCGTGGTCATTATGACGGCTGCCGACCTGCTGAGCCTGGGCGGGATCGTCGTGATGCTGCTGATACTGAATCTGAAGCTCGGCCTGATAACGATGGCGGTGCTGCCAATACTGGCGCTGACAATGGCAATCTGGCAGCCGTTCGCGGTGAAGGCGTTCCTGCGAATCCGCACCGCCATTTCGATAGTCAATGGTGCGCTGAACGAGAATATAACGGGCGTGCGCGTGGTGCAAGCGCTGAACCGTCAGCCGCGCAACCTGGAACAGTTCGACGAGAAGAATACGGAACACCTGAACGCTAACCTGTGGGCAGGCAAGCTGTCTTCAAGCCTGCTGCCCGCGGTGGATATTCTGACTGCGCTGGCTATCGTGCTGGCGGTATTCTTCGGGTCGAGCATGGTGCAGGGCAACGAGATCGCTATCGGAGTGTTGATAGCGTTCGTCATGTACATTCAGCGCTTCTTCGACCCGATTCGCAACCTGACGATGCAGTACACGCAGTTACAGCGTTCGATGGCGTCCGGCGCGCGCATATTCGAGCTATTGGATGTCGAGCCTGACCTCGTGGACAGACCAAACGCGGGCAAATTGCCGCGCCTGAAGGGCGATGTGGAGCTGAAAGACCTCAGCTTCAGCTACGCGGCGAGCGAGGCGATTGTCGGGCTGGACAGGGAGAACGCGCAGACGAACGGTATAAACGGCAGCGCGAGCGAGATGCCGGATGTGCTGAAGCACATGACGCTGCACATCAACCCGGGCGAGACGGTCGCGGTCGTGGGACCAACGGGCGCGGGCAAGACCACGCTCGTGTCTCTTATCTCGCGGTTCTACGATGTGCCGCGCGAAAAGGGCGCGATACTCGTGGACGGCTACGACATTCGCGATGTTACGCGCAGCTCGCTCGCCGGTCAGATGAGCATGGTGCTGCAAGAGCCGTTCCTGTTCTCCGGCACGGTGCGCGATAACATCAAGTACAACCATCCGGGCGCCAGCGACGAGCACATGATAGAGGCGGCGAAAGCGGTCGGCGTCCACGACATCATCATGCAGATGGACTTCGGCTACGACACCTACTTAGCGGAGCGCGGCGTTAACCTGAGCCTCGGACAGCGGCAGCTGCTGAGCTTTGCGCGCGCAATCGTTGCAGACCCGCGCATCCTAATCTTGGACGAGGCGACGGCGAACATCGACAGTTACACCGAGATGCTAATCCAGCAGGCGTTGCAACGGCTGCTAAAGGGACGCACGGCAATCGTCATAGCGCACCGTCTGTCCACCATACGCGGCGCGGACAAAATAGTTGTGCTGAACCAAGGTGAAATCGTAGAAGTGGGCAACCACGACTCGCTAATGGAACAAAACGGCTTGTACGCGCACCTCTACAGCATGAACTACGCCGCCATGGAAGAAGTAACCGAAGAGGCGGCGGATAAGTAG
- a CDS encoding ABC transporter permease produces MQRLILRKLAAIVVVLFGLTLLVFSLSHATGDPRYLYMTQYTRTTSEAWEAQGKAMGLDKPLIVQYVIWVGNAVRGDFGDSVYYQRNSLEMILEALPATLQLSGISFLFAIALGMPLGVLSAVKRSTVWDYLGRSFALLGQSVPPFWIAIVLVLIFSVQLEWLPTSRRGDWPHYVLPVATLGWLPAAGLLRLTRSSMLEVLDSEYVKLAKAKGVSSLSIVWKHAFRNALIAPLTFAMILLAGFMTGTVVVETVFAWPGIGRLAVNAALNTDFPLVTGLALVFGVVFLIASLFADILYGILDPRIRYE; encoded by the coding sequence ATGCAAAGGCTCATCCTTCGGAAACTGGCTGCAATAGTGGTCGTGCTGTTCGGGCTGACCCTCCTGGTATTTTCGCTGTCGCACGCGACCGGCGACCCACGTTACCTGTACATGACTCAGTACACGCGGACGACCTCTGAAGCGTGGGAGGCGCAGGGTAAGGCGATGGGGCTGGACAAGCCTCTGATAGTGCAGTACGTCATCTGGGTTGGCAACGCCGTGCGCGGCGACTTCGGCGATTCGGTCTATTACCAGCGCAATTCGCTTGAGATGATACTGGAGGCGCTGCCAGCCACTTTGCAGCTTTCCGGTATATCGTTCTTGTTCGCCATCGCTCTCGGGATGCCGCTTGGCGTCTTGTCAGCGGTCAAGAGGAGCACAGTCTGGGACTATCTGGGGCGCAGTTTCGCGTTGCTTGGGCAGTCTGTGCCGCCGTTTTGGATAGCGATTGTGCTGGTGCTGATATTTAGCGTGCAACTGGAGTGGCTTCCAACCTCTCGCAGGGGGGACTGGCCGCACTATGTACTGCCGGTAGCGACGCTGGGATGGCTCCCGGCGGCAGGGCTGTTGCGCCTGACTCGCTCTTCTATGTTGGAGGTGCTGGACAGCGAGTACGTAAAGCTGGCTAAGGCGAAAGGAGTTAGCTCGCTGAGTATAGTATGGAAACATGCCTTCAGAAACGCGCTAATTGCGCCGTTGACCTTCGCCATGATATTGCTGGCGGGATTTATGACCGGCACAGTAGTGGTAGAGACGGTCTTCGCGTGGCCCGGCATAGGCAGGCTGGCGGTGAATGCGGCGCTGAATACGGACTTCCCGCTTGTAACGGGGCTTGCACTGGTATTCGGCGTAGTATTTTTGATCGCAAGCCTCTTCGCGGACATTCTGTACGGCATACTAGACCCAAGAATTCGCTATGAATGA
- a CDS encoding ABC transporter permease, translating to MNEQQVGADSPEFKIEGGRISKAYQSFRRWPFIPVAIAVSLVVVAVFAELVAPHDPLEGDTYDRNEPPVWAEEGSPDFLLGTDHIGRDILSRMIFGARVSLIVAVTVLIAGAALGTLVGLVAGYMGGLVDEALMRLVDFVFALPFIVVALVASVVWGASLELVIILLSLFTWAPFARQVRAESLQLKTMDYVALARVAGASGFRITVRHILPGVVNTVMVLSSLQVGSLILTESVLSFLGVGIPPPQPSWGSMVSEGRQYISTAWWISFFPGFAILLIVFSMNFFGDWLRDKLDPRLRQI from the coding sequence ATGAATGAGCAGCAAGTCGGAGCCGACAGTCCCGAGTTCAAGATTGAAGGCGGGCGGATATCCAAAGCCTATCAATCGTTCAGGCGGTGGCCGTTCATCCCCGTCGCCATCGCTGTGTCCCTGGTCGTGGTGGCTGTATTCGCGGAGTTGGTTGCACCGCACGACCCGCTCGAAGGGGACACTTACGACAGGAACGAACCTCCGGTGTGGGCAGAGGAGGGCAGCCCAGATTTCTTGCTCGGTACAGACCATATAGGTCGGGACATACTGAGTCGCATGATTTTCGGCGCGCGTGTGTCGCTCATCGTCGCCGTAACCGTGCTGATAGCGGGCGCGGCTCTGGGAACTCTCGTGGGGCTGGTCGCAGGGTACATGGGCGGCTTGGTAGATGAAGCGCTGATGCGGCTGGTCGATTTCGTGTTCGCGCTGCCCTTCATCGTGGTTGCGTTAGTTGCGTCGGTCGTTTGGGGGGCGAGCCTAGAGCTTGTTATCATCTTGCTGTCGCTATTCACCTGGGCGCCGTTCGCGCGGCAAGTGAGGGCGGAATCATTGCAACTCAAGACTATGGACTACGTGGCGCTGGCTAGAGTCGCGGGTGCGTCCGGCTTTCGCATTACTGTGCGGCATATTCTGCCGGGAGTGGTAAATACTGTGATGGTGCTGTCCTCGCTTCAGGTTGGTTCGCTGATTCTCACGGAGTCGGTACTCAGTTTCCTTGGAGTGGGAATACCCCCGCCGCAGCCGTCATGGGGCAGTATGGTGTCGGAAGGCAGGCAGTATATTTCTACGGCGTGGTGGATTTCCTTTTTCCCGGGATTCGCCATCCTGCTGATAGTATTCTCGATGAACTTCTTCGGCGACTGGTTGCGCGATAAGTTGGATCCTCGGCTGAGGCAGATATAG
- a CDS encoding CRTAC1 family protein has translation MVRQTLRTTRITCIWLILLAMLSVIACSEELEPLSPRPAPPALPSATSIPKAAVIVAPSPQSKSQEGAKREEEEAPDITPFINVASQFLRDGHEVNNYRPAVVVFDYDRDGDSDLYITSNKGNGNLLYRNEGNGNFNDMAQDVGAALSQSNSSGAVACDLNNDGYQDLYVGARGIIGDGLDFRSAMDDGQDAAQLRDAIQDHLLLNNGDGSFTDITEAAFGDAVNLRSASSIACADIDGDGWLDIYVGNAVDEDWFMFDQPSHPGHYNRLYRNNGDLTFEEISESAGVEGGEIMLRYEDGSPIMFEDEETSAEYEGYDPNIKDTNGNRVADPSGRTHAVLFFDYDDDGDQDLWAANDGHRPYVFRNDSTAGDVRFTPVAKAMGIDKSGNWMGFAVGDYDGDVDLDVFIPNVGYHLRLLAPQQEPGGDCKYTERFEWGTCLHYMLRNDGTRKDASLGVLGVFPDVVSDTRVEPSPLMPPRSLDKKRIHPDWEAPTGLGAYDFGYGTTFFDYDNDGHQDLYWLGSEGPPGNSSFPAAGRMLKGDGAGGFEDITVRAHLLDIRDVDYSILDVDDPDFNADKQRISNRFHLNGKGLAHGDLNGDGYLDLIGTNSSGPRWDDRTGKWIPELGPIFVWLNGGGDNHWITLLLKGRMGVDGTGSNADAVGARVYLVSGGRTQVQEVRTGSSYLSMDSIALEFGLGSAALADEIRVRWPSGRTQVIDDVPADQVVQIVEPES, from the coding sequence GTGGTTCGGCAGACGCTTAGGACAACGCGGATTACCTGTATCTGGCTCATCCTACTAGCGATGCTGTCTGTGATTGCCTGCTCGGAAGAGCTTGAGCCGCTTTCTCCTCGACCAGCGCCCCCTGCTCTCCCCAGCGCGACTTCCATACCAAAGGCGGCGGTCATAGTCGCGCCCAGTCCCCAGAGCAAATCTCAGGAGGGCGCGAAGCGAGAGGAAGAGGAAGCACCTGACATAACACCGTTCATCAATGTGGCGTCGCAGTTTCTCAGGGACGGACATGAAGTGAACAACTATCGCCCCGCCGTTGTGGTATTCGACTATGACCGTGATGGCGACAGTGATCTGTACATTACCTCGAACAAAGGGAATGGCAACCTGCTGTATCGCAATGAAGGGAACGGCAACTTCAACGATATGGCACAGGACGTGGGCGCGGCGCTTTCGCAGAGCAATAGCAGCGGTGCGGTTGCGTGCGACTTGAACAACGACGGTTACCAGGACCTGTATGTTGGAGCGCGAGGGATAATTGGCGATGGGTTAGACTTCAGGTCTGCGATGGACGACGGGCAGGACGCGGCGCAGCTTCGTGATGCGATTCAGGATCATCTTCTGCTGAACAACGGGGATGGCAGCTTCACCGACATCACGGAGGCAGCATTCGGCGATGCTGTGAACCTGCGCTCGGCATCGAGTATCGCGTGCGCCGACATAGACGGTGACGGCTGGCTGGATATCTATGTGGGCAATGCCGTTGACGAAGACTGGTTCATGTTCGACCAGCCATCTCATCCGGGCCACTACAACCGTCTTTATCGCAACAACGGAGACCTGACTTTCGAGGAAATATCAGAGTCGGCGGGCGTTGAGGGGGGTGAGATAATGCTGCGGTATGAAGACGGCTCCCCTATCATGTTTGAAGACGAGGAGACGAGCGCCGAGTATGAAGGATACGACCCGAATATCAAGGATACCAACGGCAATCGGGTCGCAGACCCTTCCGGGCGCACACACGCGGTGCTGTTCTTCGATTATGACGATGACGGGGACCAAGACCTATGGGCGGCAAATGACGGGCATCGCCCTTATGTCTTTCGCAACGACTCTACTGCCGGAGATGTTCGTTTCACGCCCGTTGCCAAAGCTATGGGAATAGATAAATCCGGCAATTGGATGGGCTTTGCGGTCGGCGATTATGACGGAGACGTGGATCTGGATGTATTCATCCCCAATGTAGGTTATCATCTTCGCTTGCTCGCCCCGCAGCAGGAGCCGGGAGGCGACTGTAAGTACACGGAGAGATTTGAGTGGGGAACATGCCTGCATTACATGCTTCGGAACGACGGAACGAGAAAGGACGCTAGTCTGGGTGTGTTGGGCGTATTTCCGGATGTAGTATCCGATACAAGAGTGGAGCCAAGTCCTTTGATGCCTCCGCGCTCGCTGGACAAAAAGCGTATCCATCCCGACTGGGAAGCGCCCACAGGTCTCGGCGCCTACGATTTCGGCTACGGCACGACCTTCTTCGATTACGACAACGACGGGCATCAGGACTTGTACTGGCTCGGCTCTGAGGGTCCTCCGGGGAACTCTTCGTTTCCGGCAGCGGGGCGAATGCTGAAGGGGGACGGCGCCGGGGGCTTTGAGGACATCACGGTGAGGGCGCACCTGTTGGACATTCGTGATGTTGACTACTCGATTCTTGACGTTGACGACCCGGACTTCAACGCGGACAAGCAGCGCATCAGCAACAGGTTCCACTTGAATGGTAAGGGGCTCGCGCATGGCGACCTGAATGGTGACGGCTACCTTGACCTGATTGGAACGAACAGCAGCGGACCAAGATGGGATGATCGGACGGGGAAGTGGATACCTGAATTGGGACCGATATTTGTGTGGCTCAACGGCGGTGGCGACAATCACTGGATCACGCTATTACTGAAAGGGCGCATGGGCGTGGATGGCACGGGCAGCAACGCTGACGCCGTTGGAGCGCGGGTGTATCTGGTCTCGGGAGGGCGCACGCAGGTGCAGGAAGTACGCACGGGATCGAGTTATTTGTCGATGGATAGCATTGCGCTGGAGTTTGGGTTAGGCTCTGCGGCATTGGCTGACGAAATCAGGGTGCGTTGGCCTAGCGGGAGAACACAGGTGATCGATGATGTGCCCGCAGATCAGGTTGTTCAGATAGTTGAACCCGAATCCTGA